A single region of the Streptomyces sp. NBC_00236 genome encodes:
- a CDS encoding GTP-binding protein: MDFASSSGGAARATTSAKIVVAGGFGVGKTTFVGAVSEINPLRTEAVMTSASAGIDDLTHTGGKTTTTVAMDFGRITLDQDLILYLFGTPGQDRFWFMWDDLVRGAIGAVVLVDTRRLADCFPAVDYFENSGLPFVIALNGFDGHQPYTPDEVREALQIGPDTPIITTDARHRGDAKSGLITLVEHALMARLK, from the coding sequence GTGGACTTCGCAAGCTCTAGTGGCGGTGCAGCCCGGGCCACCACCTCGGCGAAGATCGTGGTGGCGGGTGGATTCGGCGTGGGCAAGACCACGTTCGTCGGTGCCGTTTCGGAGATCAATCCGCTGCGCACCGAAGCCGTGATGACGTCCGCCTCGGCGGGCATCGACGACTTGACCCACACCGGCGGCAAGACCACCACGACGGTGGCCATGGACTTCGGCCGCATCACCCTGGACCAGGACCTGATCCTGTACCTCTTCGGTACCCCCGGACAGGACCGCTTCTGGTTCATGTGGGACGACCTGGTACGCGGCGCCATCGGCGCCGTCGTCCTCGTCGACACCCGCCGCCTCGCCGACTGCTTCCCCGCGGTCGACTACTTCGAGAACAGCGGGCTGCCGTTCGTCATCGCCCTCAACGGCTTCGACGGACACCAGCCCTACACCCCCGACGAGGTCCGCGAAGCACTTCAGATCGGACCCGACACCCCGATCATCACGACCGACGCGCGGCACCGCGGTGACGCAAAGAGCGGTCTGATCACGCTGGTGGAGCACGCTTTGATGGCGCGGCTCAAGTAG
- a CDS encoding DUF742 domain-containing protein: MTPPPASPDPYGALNRASYEGEGDQPLVRPYAMTGGRTRPRYQLAIEALVSTTADPAHLGTLLPEHQRICHLCREVKSVAEVSALLSMPLGVARILVADLAEAGMVAIHQPGNGEAGGAPDVTLLERVLSGLRKL, from the coding sequence ATGACCCCGCCACCCGCCTCACCCGATCCGTACGGCGCGTTGAACCGCGCGTCGTACGAAGGTGAAGGCGACCAGCCGCTGGTCCGTCCGTACGCCATGACCGGCGGACGGACCCGACCGCGCTACCAGCTAGCGATAGAGGCGCTGGTCAGCACCACGGCCGACCCGGCGCATCTGGGGACGCTGCTCCCCGAGCACCAGCGGATCTGCCACCTGTGCCGCGAGGTCAAGTCGGTCGCCGAGGTGTCGGCCCTGCTGTCGATGCCGCTCGGTGTGGCCCGGATCCTCGTCGCGGACCTGGCGGAAGCCGGCATGGTGGCCATCCACCAGCCGGGCAACGGAGAGGCCGGCGGCGCGCCGGATGTGACACTGCTCGAAAGGGTGCTCAGTGGACTTCGCAAGCTCTAG
- a CDS encoding roadblock/LC7 domain-containing protein produces the protein MSQAAQNLNWLITNFVDNTPGVSHTVVVSADGLLLAMSEGFPRDRADQLAAVASGLTSLTAGASRIFEGGAVSQTVVEMERGFLFLMSISDGSSLAVLAHPDADIGLVGYEMALLVDRAGTVLTPDLRAELQGSLLH, from the coding sequence ATGAGTCAGGCCGCGCAGAATCTGAACTGGTTGATCACCAACTTCGTGGACAACACCCCCGGGGTGTCGCACACGGTGGTGGTCTCCGCAGACGGCCTGCTGCTGGCGATGTCCGAAGGTTTCCCGCGCGACCGCGCCGACCAGCTGGCGGCTGTCGCCTCCGGTCTGACCTCGCTGACCGCGGGTGCCTCCCGGATCTTCGAGGGCGGCGCCGTCAGCCAGACCGTGGTGGAGATGGAACGCGGGTTCCTCTTCCTGATGTCCATCTCGGACGGCTCCTCACTGGCCGTGCTGGCCCATCCGGACGCCGACATCGGTCTGGTCGGCTACGAAATGGCTCTGCTGGTGGACCGGGCGGGCACTGTCCTGACTCCGGACCTCCGTGCCGAGCTGCAGGGCAGCCTGCTCCACTAG
- a CDS encoding nitrate- and nitrite sensing domain-containing protein, translating into MQGRFKRDGSAAAEQEPRGGTDRGSSPQHAQNPGPAAAGDNSERDRRPGSSAGGGSDPVSALKSRGPVNTGSRVALRNWRISTRLVSLLALPVVAATTLGGLRINDSMNDIQQLEHMQLLTRMTKQATSLAQALQEERDRSAGPLSNGVPADDFKVTEPRKKTDRAKKAFFTATNDIGDTQGDEALESIHSSVQQIAAQLGSIRDIRKQAYAKDSPSLQTVDAYSQLIASLLSLSQDMAQATSNPEMIKRTRALAAFSSAKEYASVQRAIIAAALPGGNDKQPHLDRNDQQFGEAALNKEEAARRSFEAIYTTTGQNADELTSTLDEGQPEIKAADTYAKKVLTNTNGISSPGARRSYMDWYDQDSTKIQAMKQIEETLLSDMEGKARELRDESQRSAIISGALILLVLGVSLVGAFVVARSMIRSLRRLQDTATRVAQERLPELVKQLSETDPQDVDTSVESVGVHSRDEIGKVAAAFDDVHREAVRLAAEQALLRGNVNAMFTNLSRRSQGLIQRQLSLISELESREADPDQLSSLFKLDHLATRMRRNGENLLVLAGEEPGRRWTRPVPLVDVLRAAASEVEQYERIELAAVPATEVAGRVVNDLVHLLAELLENATSFSSPQTKVRVTGHALPDGRVLVEIHDTGIGLSPEDLAAINERLASPPTVDVSVSRRMGLFVVGRLSLRHGIRIQLRPSDSGGTTALVMLPVDVAHGGKQPAPKQAPGQQSPAPGGLLAGGNAPRTGLESNPSAPGGRLAAGPGATRGQVGAGSGPRAALPARDGGSNQPGQPGQPGGQQNQGFQSAGTGPQGRQPDASRPEPPRQGGGLSGAFGGGARLGARGQGDGARTDSGQPSLFDQKRPEQNGPGRHAPQPQQARQDGRGGGFQQPGGPGQNDRQLPPVGGPRAELPGGNPQPQRPQTTSWGSNEEPSAPRRSPLDAPRGHEEPESTGQFQRPLNPPPLSPRPPMDSRQGPGATAEFARPDFSAPAPQQRPAPQAPDPASTAQFARPDFGQPAQAQGQPAPRQRDRDNGDFGAPRPPVAPAPGADYRPVLPQQPQHEALPPAGPGDGRTPLYDTLETNWFHGPQQGGQQPPAAPQAPGFPQQPAEERPAPAAPRRDAGETGPTSSWRASPNDELVRQAERVKKPAAGGITTSGLPRRVPRANLVPGTAQQQNHQSGPQVSRAPDDVRGRLTNLRRGIQQGRQANNGPSTGSFPLGPTHQQER; encoded by the coding sequence GTGCAGGGACGTTTCAAGAGGGATGGCAGCGCTGCGGCGGAACAGGAGCCGCGCGGCGGGACCGACCGCGGTTCCTCGCCCCAGCACGCCCAGAACCCCGGACCGGCCGCGGCCGGCGACAACAGCGAGCGCGACCGGCGCCCCGGCTCCTCGGCGGGCGGTGGGTCCGATCCGGTCTCCGCGCTCAAGTCGCGGGGCCCGGTCAACACGGGATCACGCGTAGCTCTTCGTAACTGGCGCATCAGCACGCGCCTGGTCTCCCTGCTCGCCCTCCCCGTGGTCGCCGCGACCACGCTGGGTGGTCTCCGTATCAACGACTCCATGAACGACATCCAGCAGCTGGAGCACATGCAGCTGCTCACCCGGATGACGAAGCAGGCGACCTCGCTGGCCCAGGCGCTCCAGGAGGAGCGCGACCGGTCGGCGGGCCCGCTGTCCAACGGGGTGCCGGCGGACGACTTCAAGGTCACGGAGCCGCGGAAGAAGACCGACCGTGCGAAGAAGGCGTTCTTCACCGCGACGAACGACATCGGTGACACCCAGGGCGACGAGGCCCTGGAGAGCATCCACTCCAGCGTCCAGCAGATCGCCGCGCAGCTCGGCTCCATCCGTGACATCCGCAAGCAGGCGTATGCCAAGGACAGTCCGAGCCTCCAGACCGTCGACGCCTACAGCCAGCTGATCGCCTCGCTGCTGAGCCTCTCCCAGGACATGGCGCAGGCGACCAGCAACCCCGAGATGATCAAGCGGACCCGTGCTCTGGCGGCCTTCTCCTCCGCCAAGGAGTACGCGTCGGTCCAGCGCGCGATCATCGCCGCCGCGCTGCCGGGCGGCAACGACAAGCAGCCCCACCTCGACCGCAACGACCAGCAGTTCGGTGAGGCCGCCCTGAACAAGGAGGAGGCGGCCCGCCGCTCCTTCGAGGCGATCTACACCACGACGGGCCAGAACGCCGACGAGCTGACCTCCACACTCGACGAGGGCCAGCCCGAGATCAAGGCGGCGGACACCTACGCCAAGAAGGTCCTCACCAACACGAACGGCATCAGCAGCCCCGGCGCCCGCCGTTCGTACATGGACTGGTACGACCAGGACTCCACCAAGATCCAGGCCATGAAGCAGATCGAGGAGACGCTCCTCAGCGACATGGAGGGCAAGGCGCGAGAGCTGCGCGACGAGTCCCAGCGCAGCGCGATCATCAGTGGTGCGCTCATCCTGCTGGTGCTCGGTGTCTCGCTGGTCGGCGCCTTCGTCGTCGCCCGGTCCATGATCCGCTCGCTGCGACGGCTGCAGGACACCGCCACGCGCGTCGCCCAGGAGCGGCTGCCCGAGCTCGTCAAGCAGCTCTCGGAGACCGACCCGCAGGACGTCGACACCTCGGTCGAGTCGGTGGGTGTGCACTCCCGCGACGAGATCGGCAAGGTGGCCGCGGCCTTCGACGACGTGCACCGCGAGGCTGTCCGTCTGGCCGCCGAGCAGGCTCTCCTCCGGGGCAACGTCAACGCGATGTTCACCAACCTCTCGCGCCGTTCGCAGGGCCTCATCCAGCGTCAGCTCTCGCTCATCTCCGAGCTGGAGTCGCGCGAGGCCGACCCGGACCAGCTGTCCTCGCTCTTCAAGCTCGACCACCTCGCGACCCGTATGCGCCGTAACGGTGAGAACCTCCTCGTCCTCGCGGGCGAGGAGCCGGGCCGCCGGTGGACCCGTCCGGTGCCGCTGGTCGACGTGCTCCGTGCCGCCGCCTCCGAGGTGGAGCAGTACGAGCGCATCGAACTGGCCGCGGTGCCCGCCACCGAGGTCGCCGGCCGGGTCGTCAACGACCTCGTGCACCTCCTCGCCGAGCTGCTGGAGAACGCCACGTCGTTCTCCTCGCCGCAGACGAAGGTCCGGGTCACCGGTCACGCGCTGCCCGACGGCCGGGTGCTCGTCGAGATCCACGACACGGGCATCGGCCTCTCCCCCGAGGACCTCGCGGCGATCAACGAGCGGCTCGCTTCGCCGCCCACCGTGGACGTCTCGGTCTCCCGCCGCATGGGTCTGTTCGTGGTCGGCCGGCTGTCGCTGCGTCACGGCATCCGCATCCAGCTGCGCCCGTCCGACTCCGGTGGTACGACCGCGCTGGTCATGCTCCCGGTCGATGTCGCGCACGGCGGCAAGCAGCCCGCTCCGAAGCAGGCGCCGGGCCAGCAGTCCCCCGCCCCCGGCGGCCTTCTCGCCGGCGGCAACGCGCCCCGTACCGGTCTCGAGAGCAACCCGTCGGCCCCGGGCGGGCGGCTCGCCGCCGGTCCCGGTGCCACGCGCGGCCAGGTCGGCGCGGGCTCCGGTCCGCGTGCGGCCCTGCCTGCCCGTGACGGCGGCTCGAACCAGCCGGGCCAGCCCGGTCAGCCCGGCGGCCAGCAGAACCAGGGCTTCCAGAGCGCCGGCACCGGTCCGCAGGGCCGACAGCCGGACGCCTCGCGCCCGGAGCCGCCGCGCCAGGGTGGCGGGCTCTCCGGTGCCTTCGGCGGCGGTGCCCGGCTCGGTGCACGCGGCCAGGGCGACGGCGCCCGTACGGACTCGGGCCAGCCCAGCCTCTTCGACCAGAAGCGTCCGGAGCAGAACGGTCCCGGCCGGCACGCGCCTCAGCCGCAGCAGGCCCGGCAGGACGGCCGGGGCGGCGGTTTCCAGCAGCCCGGCGGTCCCGGTCAGAACGACCGTCAGTTGCCGCCGGTCGGCGGTCCGCGTGCGGAGCTGCCGGGTGGCAACCCCCAGCCGCAGCGCCCGCAGACCACCAGCTGGGGCAGCAACGAGGAGCCGTCCGCACCGCGGCGCTCCCCGCTCGACGCGCCCCGCGGTCATGAGGAGCCCGAGTCCACCGGCCAGTTCCAGCGGCCGCTGAACCCGCCGCCGCTCAGCCCGCGTCCGCCGATGGACAGCCGTCAGGGACCCGGCGCCACCGCCGAGTTCGCCCGCCCGGACTTCTCGGCACCGGCCCCGCAGCAGCGGCCCGCGCCGCAGGCACCGGACCCGGCGAGCACCGCGCAGTTCGCCCGCCCGGACTTCGGGCAGCCCGCACAGGCCCAGGGCCAGCCCGCGCCGCGCCAGCGTGACCGCGACAACGGGGACTTCGGTGCCCCGCGTCCGCCCGTCGCGCCGGCTCCGGGCGCGGACTACCGGCCGGTCCTGCCGCAGCAGCCTCAGCACGAGGCGCTGCCGCCGGCCGGTCCCGGCGACGGCCGTACCCCGCTGTACGACACGCTGGAGACCAACTGGTTCCACGGTCCGCAGCAGGGTGGCCAGCAGCCGCCCGCCGCGCCGCAGGCTCCCGGTTTCCCCCAGCAGCCCGCCGAGGAGCGTCCCGCTCCCGCCGCACCGCGTCGTGATGCCGGTGAGACGGGCCCCACAAGCTCCTGGCGTGCCTCGCCGAACGACGAACTCGTCCGGCAGGCGGAGCGGGTGAAGAAGCCCGCAGCAGGCGGAATTACTACATCCGGTCTGCCTCGCCGGGTCCCGCGTGCCAATCTGGTGCCGGGTACCGCCCAGCAGCAGAACCATCAGTCCGGTCCCCAGGTGTCGCGTGCGCCCGATGATGTGCGCGGGCGGCTGACCAATCTCCGCCGGGGCATCCAGCAGGGACGTCAGGCCAACAACGGCCCGTCGACCGGCAGTTTCCCACTCGGCCCCACTCACCAGCAGGAGCGTTAG
- a CDS encoding fumarylacetoacetate hydrolase family protein translates to MRIARFSIDGNVAFGAVEGDGPDGLVLDIIKGIPYADFELSGTKVPLSKVRLLPPVLPNKVVGIGRNYAEHAAELGNEVPDVPVAFFKPTTSVIGSGDAIEYPSFSEELHHEAELAVVIGRMCREVPRERVKDVIFGYTCANDVTARDAQKREKQWARAKGFDTSCPLGPWVETDLDPGDLAIQATVNGEQRQLGRTSEMIRSIEDLVVHITEAMTLLPGDVILTGTPAGVGPLHVGDEVAVTIEGIGTLTNKVIKRG, encoded by the coding sequence GTGCGCATCGCCAGGTTCTCCATCGACGGCAATGTCGCCTTCGGCGCGGTCGAGGGCGACGGGCCCGATGGTCTCGTCCTCGACATCATCAAGGGCATCCCGTACGCCGACTTCGAACTCTCCGGGACCAAGGTCCCGCTGAGCAAGGTCCGGCTGCTGCCGCCCGTGCTCCCCAACAAGGTCGTGGGCATCGGCCGCAACTACGCGGAGCACGCCGCGGAACTCGGCAACGAGGTCCCCGACGTCCCCGTGGCCTTCTTCAAGCCCACCACCTCGGTGATCGGCTCCGGCGACGCCATCGAGTACCCCTCCTTCTCCGAGGAGCTGCACCACGAGGCCGAGCTGGCCGTGGTCATCGGCCGGATGTGCCGTGAGGTGCCCCGGGAGCGGGTCAAGGACGTCATCTTCGGCTACACCTGCGCCAACGACGTCACCGCGCGCGACGCCCAGAAGCGCGAGAAGCAGTGGGCCAGGGCCAAGGGCTTCGACACCTCCTGCCCGCTCGGCCCCTGGGTGGAGACCGACCTCGACCCCGGCGACCTCGCCATCCAGGCCACCGTCAACGGCGAGCAACGCCAGCTCGGCCGGACGAGCGAAATGATCCGGAGCATCGAGGACCTGGTCGTCCACATCACGGAAGCCATGACGCTGCTTCCGGGCGATGTGATCCTCACCGGGACTCCCGCAGGGGTCGGACCCCTCCATGTCGGCGACGAGGTCGCCGTCACCATCGAAGGCATCGGCACTCTCACCAACAAGGTGATCAAGCGTGGTTAA
- the gltX gene encoding glutamate--tRNA ligase, translated as MVNAPVRVRFCPSPTGNPHVGLVRTALFNWAFARHHQGTLVFRIEDTDAARDSEESYQQLLDAMRWLGLDWDEGPEVGGPHAPYRQSQRMDIYKDVAEKLLAAGHAYHCYCTTEELDARRDAARAAGKPSGYDGHCRDLSDERKAAYEAEGRTSIVRFRMPDEAITFTDLVRGDITVQPENVPDYGIVRANGAPLYTLVNPVDDALMEITHVLRGEDLLSSTPRQIALYAALTELGIAKYTPEFGHLPYVMGEGNKKLSKRDPQASLNLYRERGFLREGLLNYLSLLGWSIAEDRDIFDIDEMVAAFDIKDVNANPARFDLKKCEHVNAEHIRKLDVKTFTEACGPWLQAPFAPWAPEAFDADVFAEIAPHAQTRVTVLSEITANVDFLFLDEPATDEASWAKAMKEGSDALLVTARAKLIAAEWNAEALKAAILAAGEEHGLKLGKAQAPVRVAVTGRTVGLPLFESLEILGRERTIARIDAALAKLTA; from the coding sequence GTGGTTAACGCACCAGTCCGCGTACGTTTCTGTCCCTCCCCGACCGGCAACCCCCACGTGGGCCTGGTCCGGACAGCTCTCTTCAACTGGGCCTTCGCCCGGCACCACCAGGGCACCCTGGTCTTCCGCATCGAGGACACCGACGCGGCGCGCGACTCCGAGGAGTCGTACCAGCAGCTCCTCGACGCGATGCGCTGGCTCGGCCTCGACTGGGACGAGGGCCCCGAGGTCGGCGGCCCGCACGCCCCGTACCGCCAGTCGCAGCGCATGGACATCTACAAGGACGTCGCCGAGAAGCTCCTCGCCGCCGGCCACGCGTACCACTGCTACTGCACCACCGAGGAGCTCGACGCCCGCCGCGACGCCGCCCGCGCCGCCGGCAAGCCGTCCGGCTACGACGGCCACTGCCGTGACCTGAGCGACGAGCGGAAGGCCGCGTACGAGGCCGAGGGCCGCACCTCCATCGTCCGCTTCCGGATGCCCGACGAGGCCATCACCTTCACCGACCTGGTCCGCGGCGACATCACCGTCCAGCCGGAGAACGTGCCGGACTACGGCATCGTCCGCGCCAACGGCGCCCCGCTCTACACGCTCGTCAACCCGGTCGACGACGCGCTGATGGAGATCACCCACGTCCTGCGCGGCGAGGACCTGCTCTCCTCCACCCCGCGCCAGATCGCCCTGTACGCGGCGCTCACCGAGCTGGGCATCGCCAAGTACACCCCGGAGTTCGGCCACCTGCCGTACGTCATGGGGGAGGGCAACAAGAAGCTCTCCAAGCGCGACCCGCAGGCCTCGCTCAACCTCTACCGCGAGCGCGGCTTCCTGCGCGAGGGACTGCTCAACTACCTCTCGCTGCTCGGCTGGTCGATCGCCGAGGACCGGGACATCTTCGACATCGACGAGATGGTCGCCGCGTTCGACATCAAGGACGTCAACGCCAACCCGGCGCGCTTCGACCTCAAGAAGTGCGAGCACGTCAACGCCGAGCACATCCGCAAGCTGGATGTGAAGACGTTCACCGAGGCGTGCGGCCCCTGGCTGCAGGCCCCCTTCGCCCCCTGGGCCCCGGAGGCCTTCGACGCGGACGTGTTCGCGGAGATCGCCCCGCACGCCCAGACCCGGGTCACGGTGCTCTCCGAGATCACGGCCAACGTCGACTTCCTCTTCCTCGACGAGCCCGCGACCGACGAGGCGTCCTGGGCCAAGGCGATGAAGGAGGGCTCCGACGCCCTGCTCGTCACGGCCCGCGCCAAGCTGATCGCCGCCGAGTGGAACGCGGAGGCCCTGAAGGCCGCCATCCTCGCCGCCGGCGAGGAGCACGGCCTGAAGCTCGGCAAGGCGCAGGCCCCGGTCCGCGTCGCCGTCACCGGCCGCACGGTCGGCCTGCCGCTCTTCGAGTCCCTGGAGATCCTGGGCCGCGAGCGCACCATCGCCCGGATCGACGCGGCGCTGGCGAAGCTGACCGCGTAA
- a CDS encoding HAD family hydrolase has translation MPIRAVLWDVDDTLFDYTTAAATGMSRHLAAEGLPEGYATADEALEAWGRLTRIHWQRFSDGKTDWQGQRRDRARDFLSRPLDDSAADAWFERHIAHYEAAWALFPDAVPALDALTGVYRHAVLSNSALEQQHHKLTVLGVRDRFETVLCAAELGISKPAPEAFLAACAALDLPPAEVVYVGDEPDIDARGAVDAGLAGIWLDRYGRGGRPELVRITALDQLPGLLAGNTRFGAPDTFG, from the coding sequence ATGCCGATCAGAGCTGTCCTCTGGGACGTGGACGACACCCTCTTCGACTACACGACGGCCGCCGCCACCGGCATGTCCCGGCACCTCGCCGCCGAGGGGCTGCCCGAGGGCTACGCCACCGCCGACGAGGCACTCGAAGCCTGGGGGCGGCTCACCCGGATCCACTGGCAGCGGTTCTCCGACGGGAAGACCGACTGGCAGGGCCAGCGCCGCGACCGGGCCAGGGACTTCCTCTCGCGCCCGCTGGACGACTCGGCGGCCGACGCCTGGTTCGAGCGTCACATCGCCCACTACGAGGCCGCCTGGGCACTCTTCCCGGACGCCGTTCCCGCACTCGACGCGCTGACCGGGGTCTACCGGCACGCCGTGCTGTCGAACTCCGCCCTGGAGCAGCAGCACCACAAGCTGACCGTGCTCGGGGTGCGCGACCGCTTCGAGACCGTCCTGTGCGCGGCGGAGCTGGGCATCTCCAAGCCCGCTCCCGAGGCGTTCCTCGCCGCCTGCGCGGCGCTGGACCTGCCGCCGGCGGAGGTCGTCTACGTGGGGGACGAACCCGACATCGACGCCCGCGGTGCGGTGGACGCCGGTCTCGCGGGCATCTGGCTGGACCGGTACGGACGGGGCGGACGGCCCGAACTCGTCCGGATCACGGCCCTCGACCAGCTGCCCGGCCTGCTGGCAGGCAATACCCGTTTTGGAGCGCCGGACACCTTCGGGTAA
- the ndgR gene encoding IclR family transcriptional regulator NdgR, whose product MDNSSGVGVLDKAALVLSALESGPATLAGLVAATGLARPTAHRLAVALEHHRMVARDMQGRFILGPRLSELAAAAGEDRLLATAGPVLTHLRDITGESAQLYRRQGDMRICVAAAERLSGLRDTVPVGSTLTMKAGSSAQILMAWEEPERLHRGLQGARFTATALSGVRRRGWAQSIGEREPGVASVSAPVRGPSNRVVAAVSVSGPIERLTRHPGRMHAQAVIDSAARLSEALRRTG is encoded by the coding sequence ATGGACAACTCTAGCGGCGTCGGCGTTCTCGACAAGGCAGCTCTGGTATTGAGCGCCCTGGAGTCCGGACCGGCCACCCTCGCCGGGCTGGTAGCGGCGACCGGGCTCGCACGACCCACGGCTCATCGGCTGGCCGTGGCACTGGAACACCACCGCATGGTGGCAAGGGACATGCAGGGCCGTTTCATTCTCGGCCCCCGCCTCTCCGAGCTCGCCGCCGCGGCGGGCGAGGACCGGCTGCTCGCCACGGCGGGGCCGGTGCTCACCCACCTCCGCGACATCACCGGCGAGAGCGCGCAGCTCTATCGCCGGCAGGGCGACATGCGCATCTGCGTGGCGGCGGCGGAGCGGCTGTCCGGTCTGCGGGACACCGTGCCGGTCGGCTCCACACTCACCATGAAGGCGGGATCCTCCGCCCAGATCCTGATGGCCTGGGAGGAGCCGGAGCGCCTCCACCGCGGGCTCCAGGGTGCCCGCTTCACCGCGACGGCACTCTCCGGCGTACGGCGCCGGGGCTGGGCCCAGTCGATCGGCGAGCGCGAACCGGGCGTGGCCTCGGTCTCCGCTCCCGTGCGCGGCCCCTCGAACCGTGTGGTCGCCGCGGTCTCGGTCTCCGGACCGATCGAACGGCTGACCCGCCACCCCGGCCGGATGCACGCCCAGGCCGTCATCGACTCGGCCGCCCGGCTGAGCGAGGCGCTGCGCCGCACGGGCTGA
- the leuC gene encoding 3-isopropylmalate dehydratase large subunit — protein MGRTLAEKVWDDHVVRRAEGEPDLLYIDLHLLHEVTSPQAFDGLRQAGRPVRRLDLTIATEDHNTPTLDIDKPIADPVSRAQLETLRKNCAEFGVRLHPLGDIEQGVVHVVGPQLGLTQPGTTVVCGDSHTSTHGAFGALAFGIGTSQVEHVLATQTLPLARPKTMAITIDGELPDSVTAKDLILAIITRIGTGGGQGYILEYRGSAIEKLSMEARMTICNMSIEAGARAGMIAPDQTTFDYLQGRDHAPQGEDWDAAVAYWKTLRTDDDAVFDAEVVIEAAELAPFVTWGTNPGQGAPLSANVPDPASYEDASERNAAEKALEYMGLTAGQPLREINVDTVFVGSCTNGRIEDLRNAAAILDGRKVADGVRMLVVPGSVRVALQAVAEGLDKVFTAAGAEWRHAGCSMCLGMNPDQLAPGERSASTSNRNFEGRQGKGGRTHLVSPQVAAATAVLGHLASPADLSDVRTPAGV, from the coding sequence ATGGGTAGGACACTCGCGGAGAAGGTTTGGGACGACCATGTCGTCCGGCGCGCCGAAGGTGAGCCCGACCTCCTCTACATCGATCTGCACCTGCTGCACGAGGTGACCAGCCCGCAGGCCTTCGACGGTCTGCGGCAGGCCGGACGCCCGGTGCGGCGCCTCGACCTCACCATCGCCACCGAGGACCACAACACCCCGACCCTCGACATCGACAAGCCGATCGCCGACCCGGTCTCCCGCGCCCAGCTGGAGACCCTGCGCAAGAACTGCGCGGAGTTCGGCGTCCGGCTGCACCCGCTGGGCGACATCGAGCAGGGCGTCGTGCACGTGGTCGGCCCGCAGCTGGGCCTGACCCAGCCCGGCACCACGGTCGTCTGTGGCGACTCCCACACCTCCACCCACGGTGCGTTCGGCGCCCTCGCGTTCGGTATCGGCACCAGCCAGGTCGAGCACGTGCTCGCCACCCAGACGCTGCCGCTGGCCCGCCCGAAGACGATGGCGATCACCATCGACGGCGAACTGCCCGACAGTGTCACCGCCAAGGACCTGATCCTCGCGATCATCACGCGGATCGGTACCGGCGGCGGCCAGGGCTACATCCTCGAATACCGCGGCTCCGCCATCGAGAAGCTCTCGATGGAGGCCCGGATGACCATCTGCAACATGTCGATCGAGGCCGGTGCGCGGGCGGGCATGATCGCCCCCGACCAGACCACCTTCGACTATCTGCAGGGCCGGGACCACGCCCCGCAGGGCGAGGACTGGGACGCGGCCGTCGCGTACTGGAAGACCCTGCGCACGGACGACGACGCGGTCTTCGACGCCGAGGTGGTCATCGAGGCCGCCGAACTGGCGCCGTTCGTCACCTGGGGCACCAACCCCGGCCAGGGCGCGCCGCTGTCGGCCAACGTCCCCGATCCTGCTTCGTACGAGGACGCATCGGAGCGCAACGCCGCCGAAAAGGCCCTGGAGTACATGGGGTTGACCGCCGGCCAGCCGCTGCGCGAGATCAACGTCGACACCGTCTTCGTAGGCTCCTGCACCAACGGCCGGATCGAGGACCTGCGGAACGCGGCCGCGATCCTGGACGGCCGCAAAGTCGCCGACGGCGTACGGATGCTGGTCGTCCCCGGTTCCGTCCGGGTCGCCCTGCAGGCCGTGGCGGAGGGCCTGGACAAGGTCTTCACCGCCGCCGGCGCCGAATGGCGGCACGCGGGTTGCTCGATGTGCCTGGGTATGAACCCCGACCAGCTGGCCCCCGGCGAGCGCTCCGCCTCGACCTCGAACCGCAACTTCGAGGGCCGGCAGGGCAAGGGCGGCCGTACGCACCTGGTCTCCCCGCAGGTCGCCGCCGCCACCGCCGTGCTGGGCCATCTGGCCTCGCCGGCCGACCTGTCCGACGTCCGTACGCCCGCCGGAGTCTGA